GCGGGCCAGCAGCCAGGAAAACAACGCGGTACGCGCACCGCCGATATGCAGAAACCCGGTCGGGCTCGGCGCGAAACGGGAAACGATCTTGGTCATGTAGGATGCCTCCGGCGGCCAGGGAACCTTTTGAAAAAGGTTCCCTGGACCCTCCAAAACTTTTTAGCGCCGCTTCGCGGGTCGTGCGGGAGCGGCGGGTATTACCTTAAACGAAATTTCAACTATCCCCA
This uncultured Pseudodesulfovibrio sp. DNA region includes the following protein-coding sequences:
- a CDS encoding glutamate--tRNA ligase family protein; translated protein: MTKIVSRFAPSPTGFLHIGGARTALFSWLLAR